One genomic region from Phragmites australis chromosome 1, lpPhrAust1.1, whole genome shotgun sequence encodes:
- the LOC133927043 gene encoding glycine-rich cell wall structural protein 1.8-like, with the protein MSLVKRGNGYGYRYGYGPSKPQVNYQQQNSEYETTIVTEINRITINEKPCYGGGGGVQKQAYKQEVFEENDEGYNGYHGGGGVQKQAYKQEVSEEDDDGCNSYLGGGAVQKHAYQQEVYGGAGDGGYPLQQGGAAVKKHGYKQEVYGEADAGYAAHNGGAVKKNSYKYQQEEYGEADAGYGGHYGGAVQTNACKQQAAYGGTLGGAVQKHGYQKEVYGEANAGYGAHYGGAVKKNSYQQEVYGEADAGYGAHYGGAVKKNNYQQEVYGEADAGYGAHYGGAVKTNAYKQQAAYGGAVGGVVQKHGYKQDQYGGKSSAGYGPHHGGVTGGAYCYGAYGNAGKTGFPGGHHHEAYESESEEESDDESDCEETFPPRAPQGGVHRYEAYKSEGKNGGSNLGGVRRYESYESTTQEGYTGGGGYGVCAQGKNRFFLFP; encoded by the coding sequence ATGTCGCTCGTCAAGCGTGGAAATGGTTACGGCTACCGCTACGGCTACGGCCCCAGCAAGCCCCAGGTGAACTACCAGCAGCAAAACTCCGAGTACGAGACCACCATCGTGACGGAGATCAACCGCATAACCATCAACGAGAAGCCCTGttatggtggcggcggcggtgtgcAGAAGCAGGCCTACAAGCAGGAGGTTTTCGAGGAGAACGATGAAGGGTACAACGGCtaccatggcggcggcggcgtgcagAAGCAGGCCTACAAGCAGGAGGTGagcgaggaggacgacgacgggtGCAACAGCTACCTTGGCGGTGGCGCCGTGCAGAAGCACGCGTACCAGCAGGAGGTGTACGGGGGGGCCGGTGATGGCGGGTACCCTCTCCAACAAGGTGGCGCCGCCGTGAAGAAGCACGGCTACAAGCAGGAGGTGTACGGCGAAGCCGACGCAGGGTACGCTGCCCACAACGGTGGCGCCGTGAAGAAGAACTCCTACAAGTACCAGCAGGAGGAGTACGGTGAAGCCGACGCAGGATACGGTGGTCACTACGGTGGCGCCGTGCAGACAAACGCTTGCAAGCAACAAGCGGCGTACGGCGGAACCTTAGGTGGCGCCGTGCAGAAGCACGGCTACCAGAAGGAGGTGTACGGCGAAGCCAACGCAGGATACGGTGCTCACTACGGTGGCGCCGTGAAGAAGAACAGCTACCAGCAGGAGGTGTACGGCGAAGCCGACGCAGGATACGGTGCTCACTACGGTGGGGCCGTGAAGAAGAACAACTACCAGCAGGAGGTGTACGGCGAAGCCGACGCAGGTTACGGTGCTCACTACGGTGGGGCCGTGAAGACTAACGCCTACAAGCAGCAGGCGGCGTACGGGGGAGCCGTCGGTGGCGTCGTTCAGAAGCATGGCTACAAGCAGGACCAGTACGGCGGTAAATCCTCCGCAGGGTACGGTCCCCACCACGGCGGTGTGACGGGCGGCGCGTACTGCTATGGGGCGTACGGGAACGCGGGCAAGACGGGGTTCCCCGGCGGCCACCACCACGAGGCGTACGAGAGCgaaagtgaggaggagagcgaCGACGAGAGTGACTGCGAGGAGACGTTTCCACCGCGCGCCCCCCAGGGTGGCGTGCACCGCTACGAGGCGTACAAGAGCGAGGGGAAGAACGGCGGTAGCAACCTCGGCGGCGTGCGCCGCTACGAGTCGTACGAGAGCACCACCCAGGAGGGGtacaccggcggcggcggctacggCGTGTGCGCCCAGGGCAAGAAccgcttcttcctcttcccctgA